From Scophthalmus maximus strain ysfricsl-2021 chromosome 14, ASM2237912v1, whole genome shotgun sequence, one genomic window encodes:
- the LOC118282508 gene encoding peripheral plasma membrane protein CASK isoform X9: MADDDILFEDVYELCEVIGKGPFSVVRRCINRETGQQFAVKIVDVAEFTSSPGLSTEDLKREASICHMLKHPHIVELLETYSSDGMLYMVFEYMDGADLCFEIVKRADAGFVYSEAVASHYMRQILEALRYCHDNNVIHRDVKPHCVLLASKENSAPVKLGGFGVAIQLGESGLVAGGRVGTPHFMAPEVVKREPYGKPVDVWGCGVILFILLSGCLPFYGTKERLFEAICKGKYKMNPRQWLHISESAKDLVRRMLMLDPAERITVYEALNHPWLKERDRYAYKIHLQETVEQQRKFNARRKLKGAVLAAVSSHKFNSFYGDPPEELHEFTNDPTSSGLLAAERAVSQVLDSLEEIHGLTDCSEKDLDFLHSVFQDQHLHTLLDLYDKINTRSSLQIRNPPSDGVQRAREVLEEISCYPENHEAKELRRILTQPHFMALLQAHDVVAHEVYSDEALRVTPPPTSPYLNGDSPESAAGDMDLQNVTRVRLVQFQKNTDEPMGITLKMNDSNHCIVARIMHGGMIHRQGTLHVGDEIREINSISVANQTVEQLQRMLKEMRGSITFKIVPSYRTQGSSCEKESPNTSRQSPANGHASVTSSILDLPSTIQPKGRQIYVRAQFEYDPSKDELIPCKEAGVRFLVGDIIQIISKDDHNWWQGKLENTKNGTAGLIPSPELQEWRVACIAMEKTKQEQQASCTWFGKKKKQYKDKYLAKHNADLVTYEEVVKLPAFKRKTLVLLGAHGVGRRHIKNTLITKHPDSFAYPIPHTTRPPKKDEESGKNYYFVSHDQMMQDISNNEYLEYGSHEDAMYGTRLETIRKIHQQGLVAILDVEPQALKVLRTAEFAPYVVFIAAPTITPGINEDESLQRLQKESEILQKTYAHYFDQTIINNEIDETIRHLEEAIDLVCSTSQWVPVSWVY, from the exons aCCTGAAGAGGGAGGCCAGTATCTGTCACATGCTGAAACACCCTCACAttgtggagctgctggagacgTACAGCTCAGACGGGATGCTCTACATGGTGTTTGAGTA tatgGACGGAGCAGACCTGTGCTTTGAGATCGTGAAGCGTGCCGACGCTGGCTTCGTCTACAGCGAGGCCGTGGCCAG TCACTACATGAGACAGATCCTGGAGGCGCTGCGCTACTGCCACGACAACAACGTCATCCACAGAGACGTCAAG CCTCACTGTGTCCTGCTGGCGTCCAAAGAGAACTCTGCTCCGGTGAAGCTGGGCGGGTTCGGAGTGGCCATCCAGCTCGGGGAGTCTGGACTGGTGGCCGGAG GTCGGGTGGGCACTCCTCACTTCATGGCCCCGGAGGTGGTGAAGCGAGAGCCCTATGGGAAGCCCGTGGACGTGTGGGGCTGCGGcgtcatcctcttcatcctcctctccggCTGTCTGCCCTTCTACGGCACCAAGGAGCGACTGTTCGAGGCCATTTGTAAAGGAAAATACAAG atgaatCCTCGCCAGTGGCTCCACATCTCCGAGAGCGCCAAGGACCTGGTGAGGCGCATGTTGATGCTGGACCCAGCTGAGAGGATCACCGTGTACGAGGCCCTGAACCACCCCTGGCTCAAG GAGAGAGACCGATACGCCTACAAGATCCACCTGCAGGAgactgtggagcagcagaggaagttCAACGCCCGCAGGAAGCTGAAG GGGGCGGTGCTTGCTGCCGTGTCCAGTCACAAGTTCAACTCCTTCTATGGAGATCCTCCAGAAGAACTCCACGAGTTCACCAACGACCCCACCTCCTcag GACTCCTGGCAGCCGAGC gggCTGTGTCTCAGGTGCTCGACAGTCTGGAGGAAATCCACGGTTTGACCGACTGCAGTGAAAAGGATCTGGATTTCCTCCACAGTGTTTTCCAGGACCAGCATCTACACACTCTGCTCGAT CTGTACGATAAGATCAACACCCGCTCGTCGCTGCAGATCAGAAACCCTCCGAGCGACGGCGTGCAGAGGGCCAgagag GTGCTGGAGGAGATCTCCTGCTACCCAGAGAACCACGAGGCTAAAGAGCTCCGACGGATACTGACCCAGCCGCACTTCATG GCTCTGCTGCAGGCCCACGACGTCGTCGCCCACGAGGTCTACAGCGACGAGGCTCTGAGGGTGACTCCGCCCCCCACCTCGCCCTACCTGAACGGGGACTCGCCGGAGAGCGCCGCCGGAGACATGGACCTGCAGAACGTCACCAGAGTCCGTCTGGTCCAGTTCCAGAAGAACACGGACGAGCCCATG ggcaTCACGCTGAAGATGAACGACTCCAACCACTGCATCGTGGCGAGGATAATGCACGGAGGGATGATCCACAGACAAG GAACGCTGCACGTGGGAGACGAGATCAGGGAGATCAACAGCATCAGTGTGGCCAATCAGactgtggagcagctgcagaggatgctg AAAGAGATGCGAGGCAGCATCACCTTCAAGATTGTGCCAAGTTACCGGACGCAGGGCTCCTCGTGTGAG AAAGAGTCCCCCAACACCTCCAGACAGTCACCGGCCAACGGCCACGCAAGCGTCACCAGTTCTATCCTG GACCTGCCGTCCACCATTCAGCCCAAAGGTCGACAG ATCTACGTGAGGGCGCAGTTTGAGTACGACCCGTCCAAAGACGAGCTCATCCCCTGCAAGGAGGCGGGCGTTCGCTTCCTGGTGGGCGACATCATCCAGATCATCTCCAAGGACGACCATAACTGGTGGCAGGGAAAACTGGAGAACACGAAGAACGGCACCGCCGGACTCATCCCGTCACCGGAGCTGCAGGAGTg gcGCGTGGCGTGCATCGCCATGGAGAAGACgaagcaggagcagcaggcgAGTTGCACCTGGtttggaaagaagaagaaacagtaCAAAGACAAGTATCTGGCAAAGCACAATGCAG ACCTGGTCACGTACGAGGAGGTGGTGAAGCTTCCGGCCTTCAAGAGGAAAACGCTGGTTCTGTTGG GCGCTCATGGAGTCGGCAGGAGACACATCAAGAACACGCTCATCACCAAGCACCCGGACAGTTTCGCCTACCCCATCCCAC acACGACCAGACCTCCgaagaaggacgaggagagCGGCAAGAACTACTACTTTGTTTCCCATGACCAGATGATGCAGGACATCAGCAACAACGAGTACCTGGAGTACGGCAGCCACGAGGACGCCATGTACGGGACGCGGCTGGAGACCATCCGCAAGATCCACCAGCAGGGGCTGGTCGCCATCCTGGACGTGGAgccccag GCCCTGAAGGTCCTGCGAACAGCAGAGTTCGCTCCGTACGTCGTCTTCATCGCTGCTCCGACGATCACACCAGGAATCAACGAG gacGAGTCCCTCCAGCGGCTGCAGAAGGAGTCAGAGATCCTCCAGAAGACGTACGCTCACTACTTCGACCAAACCATCATCAACAACGAGATCGACGAGACCATCCGGCACCTGGAGGAGGCCATCGACCTGGTGTGCTCCACCTCCCAGTGGGTCCCCGTGTCCTGGGTCTACTGA
- the LOC118282508 gene encoding peripheral plasma membrane protein CASK isoform X6, whose translation MADDDILFEDVYELCEVIGKGPFSVVRRCINRETGQQFAVKIVDVAEFTSSPGLSTEDLKREASICHMLKHPHIVELLETYSSDGMLYMVFEYMDGADLCFEIVKRADAGFVYSEAVASHYMRQILEALRYCHDNNVIHRDVKPHCVLLASKENSAPVKLGGFGVAIQLGESGLVAGGRVGTPHFMAPEVVKREPYGKPVDVWGCGVILFILLSGCLPFYGTKERLFEAICKGKYKMNPRQWLHISESAKDLVRRMLMLDPAERITVYEALNHPWLKERDRYAYKIHLQETVEQQRKFNARRKLKGAVLAAVSSHKFNSFYGDPPEELHEFTNDPTSSGLLAAERAVSQVLDSLEEIHGLTDCSEKDLDFLHSVFQDQHLHTLLDLYDKINTRSSLQIRNPPSDGVQRARESSSQDDEASGALKHLEYVLEEISCYPENHEAKELRRILTQPHFMALLQAHDVVAHEVYSDEALRVTPPPTSPYLNGDSPESAAGDMDLQNVTRVRLVQFQKNTDEPMGITLKMNDSNHCIVARIMHGGMIHRQGTLHVGDEIREINSISVANQTVEQLQRMLKEMRGSITFKIVPSYRTQGSSCEKESPNTSRQSPANGHASVTSSILDLPSTIQPKGRQIYVRAQFEYDPSKDELIPCKEAGVRFLVGDIIQIISKDDHNWWQGKLENTKNGTAGLIPSPELQEWRVACIAMEKTKQEQQASCTWFGKKKKQYKDKYLAKHNADLVTYEEVVKLPAFKRKTLVLLGAHGVGRRHIKNTLITKHPDSFAYPIPHTTRPPKKDEESGKNYYFVSHDQMMQDISNNEYLEYGSHEDAMYGTRLETIRKIHQQGLVAILDVEPQALKVLRTAEFAPYVVFIAAPTITPGINEDESLQRLQKESEILQKTYAHYFDQTIINNEIDETIRHLEEAIDLVCSTSQWVPVSWVY comes from the exons aCCTGAAGAGGGAGGCCAGTATCTGTCACATGCTGAAACACCCTCACAttgtggagctgctggagacgTACAGCTCAGACGGGATGCTCTACATGGTGTTTGAGTA tatgGACGGAGCAGACCTGTGCTTTGAGATCGTGAAGCGTGCCGACGCTGGCTTCGTCTACAGCGAGGCCGTGGCCAG TCACTACATGAGACAGATCCTGGAGGCGCTGCGCTACTGCCACGACAACAACGTCATCCACAGAGACGTCAAG CCTCACTGTGTCCTGCTGGCGTCCAAAGAGAACTCTGCTCCGGTGAAGCTGGGCGGGTTCGGAGTGGCCATCCAGCTCGGGGAGTCTGGACTGGTGGCCGGAG GTCGGGTGGGCACTCCTCACTTCATGGCCCCGGAGGTGGTGAAGCGAGAGCCCTATGGGAAGCCCGTGGACGTGTGGGGCTGCGGcgtcatcctcttcatcctcctctccggCTGTCTGCCCTTCTACGGCACCAAGGAGCGACTGTTCGAGGCCATTTGTAAAGGAAAATACAAG atgaatCCTCGCCAGTGGCTCCACATCTCCGAGAGCGCCAAGGACCTGGTGAGGCGCATGTTGATGCTGGACCCAGCTGAGAGGATCACCGTGTACGAGGCCCTGAACCACCCCTGGCTCAAG GAGAGAGACCGATACGCCTACAAGATCCACCTGCAGGAgactgtggagcagcagaggaagttCAACGCCCGCAGGAAGCTGAAG GGGGCGGTGCTTGCTGCCGTGTCCAGTCACAAGTTCAACTCCTTCTATGGAGATCCTCCAGAAGAACTCCACGAGTTCACCAACGACCCCACCTCCTcag GACTCCTGGCAGCCGAGC gggCTGTGTCTCAGGTGCTCGACAGTCTGGAGGAAATCCACGGTTTGACCGACTGCAGTGAAAAGGATCTGGATTTCCTCCACAGTGTTTTCCAGGACCAGCATCTACACACTCTGCTCGAT CTGTACGATAAGATCAACACCCGCTCGTCGCTGCAGATCAGAAACCCTCCGAGCGACGGCGTGCAGAGGGCCAgagag AGCTCGTCCCAGGATGATGAAGCAAGTGGAGCTTTGAAACATCTGGAATAT GTGCTGGAGGAGATCTCCTGCTACCCAGAGAACCACGAGGCTAAAGAGCTCCGACGGATACTGACCCAGCCGCACTTCATG GCTCTGCTGCAGGCCCACGACGTCGTCGCCCACGAGGTCTACAGCGACGAGGCTCTGAGGGTGACTCCGCCCCCCACCTCGCCCTACCTGAACGGGGACTCGCCGGAGAGCGCCGCCGGAGACATGGACCTGCAGAACGTCACCAGAGTCCGTCTGGTCCAGTTCCAGAAGAACACGGACGAGCCCATG ggcaTCACGCTGAAGATGAACGACTCCAACCACTGCATCGTGGCGAGGATAATGCACGGAGGGATGATCCACAGACAAG GAACGCTGCACGTGGGAGACGAGATCAGGGAGATCAACAGCATCAGTGTGGCCAATCAGactgtggagcagctgcagaggatgctg AAAGAGATGCGAGGCAGCATCACCTTCAAGATTGTGCCAAGTTACCGGACGCAGGGCTCCTCGTGTGAG AAAGAGTCCCCCAACACCTCCAGACAGTCACCGGCCAACGGCCACGCAAGCGTCACCAGTTCTATCCTG GACCTGCCGTCCACCATTCAGCCCAAAGGTCGACAG ATCTACGTGAGGGCGCAGTTTGAGTACGACCCGTCCAAAGACGAGCTCATCCCCTGCAAGGAGGCGGGCGTTCGCTTCCTGGTGGGCGACATCATCCAGATCATCTCCAAGGACGACCATAACTGGTGGCAGGGAAAACTGGAGAACACGAAGAACGGCACCGCCGGACTCATCCCGTCACCGGAGCTGCAGGAGTg gcGCGTGGCGTGCATCGCCATGGAGAAGACgaagcaggagcagcaggcgAGTTGCACCTGGtttggaaagaagaagaaacagtaCAAAGACAAGTATCTGGCAAAGCACAATGCAG ACCTGGTCACGTACGAGGAGGTGGTGAAGCTTCCGGCCTTCAAGAGGAAAACGCTGGTTCTGTTGG GCGCTCATGGAGTCGGCAGGAGACACATCAAGAACACGCTCATCACCAAGCACCCGGACAGTTTCGCCTACCCCATCCCAC acACGACCAGACCTCCgaagaaggacgaggagagCGGCAAGAACTACTACTTTGTTTCCCATGACCAGATGATGCAGGACATCAGCAACAACGAGTACCTGGAGTACGGCAGCCACGAGGACGCCATGTACGGGACGCGGCTGGAGACCATCCGCAAGATCCACCAGCAGGGGCTGGTCGCCATCCTGGACGTGGAgccccag GCCCTGAAGGTCCTGCGAACAGCAGAGTTCGCTCCGTACGTCGTCTTCATCGCTGCTCCGACGATCACACCAGGAATCAACGAG gacGAGTCCCTCCAGCGGCTGCAGAAGGAGTCAGAGATCCTCCAGAAGACGTACGCTCACTACTTCGACCAAACCATCATCAACAACGAGATCGACGAGACCATCCGGCACCTGGAGGAGGCCATCGACCTGGTGTGCTCCACCTCCCAGTGGGTCCCCGTGTCCTGGGTCTACTGA
- the LOC118282508 gene encoding peripheral plasma membrane protein CASK isoform X12 produces MADDDILFEDVYELCEVIGKGPFSVVRRCINRETGQQFAVKIVDVAEFTSSPGLSTEDLKREASICHMLKHPHIVELLETYSSDGMLYMVFEYMDGADLCFEIVKRADAGFVYSEAVASHYMRQILEALRYCHDNNVIHRDVKPHCVLLASKENSAPVKLGGFGVAIQLGESGLVAGGRVGTPHFMAPEVVKREPYGKPVDVWGCGVILFILLSGCLPFYGTKERLFEAICKGKYKMNPRQWLHISESAKDLVRRMLMLDPAERITVYEALNHPWLKERDRYAYKIHLQETVEQQRKFNARRKLKGAVLAAVSSHKFNSFYGDPPEELHEFTNDPTSSGAVSQVLDSLEEIHGLTDCSEKDLDFLHSVFQDQHLHTLLDLYDKINTRSSLQIRNPPSDGVQRAREVLEEISCYPENHEAKELRRILTQPHFMALLQAHDVVAHEVYSDEALRVTPPPTSPYLNGDSPESAAGDMDLQNVTRVRLVQFQKNTDEPMGITLKMNDSNHCIVARIMHGGMIHRQGTLHVGDEIREINSISVANQTVEQLQRMLKEMRGSITFKIVPSYRTQGSSCEKESPNTSRQSPANGHASVTSSILDLPSTIQPKGRQIESRPAIKDKMSVKIYVRAQFEYDPSKDELIPCKEAGVRFLVGDIIQIISKDDHNWWQGKLENTKNGTAGLIPSPELQEWRVACIAMEKTKQEQQASCTWFGKKKKQYKDKYLAKHNADLVTYEEVVKLPAFKRKTLVLLGAHGVGRRHIKNTLITKHPDSFAYPIPHTTRPPKKDEESGKNYYFVSHDQMMQDISNNEYLEYGSHEDAMYGTRLETIRKIHQQGLVAILDVEPQALKVLRTAEFAPYVVFIAAPTITPGINEDESLQRLQKESEILQKTYAHYFDQTIINNEIDETIRHLEEAIDLVCSTSQWVPVSWVY; encoded by the exons aCCTGAAGAGGGAGGCCAGTATCTGTCACATGCTGAAACACCCTCACAttgtggagctgctggagacgTACAGCTCAGACGGGATGCTCTACATGGTGTTTGAGTA tatgGACGGAGCAGACCTGTGCTTTGAGATCGTGAAGCGTGCCGACGCTGGCTTCGTCTACAGCGAGGCCGTGGCCAG TCACTACATGAGACAGATCCTGGAGGCGCTGCGCTACTGCCACGACAACAACGTCATCCACAGAGACGTCAAG CCTCACTGTGTCCTGCTGGCGTCCAAAGAGAACTCTGCTCCGGTGAAGCTGGGCGGGTTCGGAGTGGCCATCCAGCTCGGGGAGTCTGGACTGGTGGCCGGAG GTCGGGTGGGCACTCCTCACTTCATGGCCCCGGAGGTGGTGAAGCGAGAGCCCTATGGGAAGCCCGTGGACGTGTGGGGCTGCGGcgtcatcctcttcatcctcctctccggCTGTCTGCCCTTCTACGGCACCAAGGAGCGACTGTTCGAGGCCATTTGTAAAGGAAAATACAAG atgaatCCTCGCCAGTGGCTCCACATCTCCGAGAGCGCCAAGGACCTGGTGAGGCGCATGTTGATGCTGGACCCAGCTGAGAGGATCACCGTGTACGAGGCCCTGAACCACCCCTGGCTCAAG GAGAGAGACCGATACGCCTACAAGATCCACCTGCAGGAgactgtggagcagcagaggaagttCAACGCCCGCAGGAAGCTGAAG GGGGCGGTGCTTGCTGCCGTGTCCAGTCACAAGTTCAACTCCTTCTATGGAGATCCTCCAGAAGAACTCCACGAGTTCACCAACGACCCCACCTCCTcag gggCTGTGTCTCAGGTGCTCGACAGTCTGGAGGAAATCCACGGTTTGACCGACTGCAGTGAAAAGGATCTGGATTTCCTCCACAGTGTTTTCCAGGACCAGCATCTACACACTCTGCTCGAT CTGTACGATAAGATCAACACCCGCTCGTCGCTGCAGATCAGAAACCCTCCGAGCGACGGCGTGCAGAGGGCCAgagag GTGCTGGAGGAGATCTCCTGCTACCCAGAGAACCACGAGGCTAAAGAGCTCCGACGGATACTGACCCAGCCGCACTTCATG GCTCTGCTGCAGGCCCACGACGTCGTCGCCCACGAGGTCTACAGCGACGAGGCTCTGAGGGTGACTCCGCCCCCCACCTCGCCCTACCTGAACGGGGACTCGCCGGAGAGCGCCGCCGGAGACATGGACCTGCAGAACGTCACCAGAGTCCGTCTGGTCCAGTTCCAGAAGAACACGGACGAGCCCATG ggcaTCACGCTGAAGATGAACGACTCCAACCACTGCATCGTGGCGAGGATAATGCACGGAGGGATGATCCACAGACAAG GAACGCTGCACGTGGGAGACGAGATCAGGGAGATCAACAGCATCAGTGTGGCCAATCAGactgtggagcagctgcagaggatgctg AAAGAGATGCGAGGCAGCATCACCTTCAAGATTGTGCCAAGTTACCGGACGCAGGGCTCCTCGTGTGAG AAAGAGTCCCCCAACACCTCCAGACAGTCACCGGCCAACGGCCACGCAAGCGTCACCAGTTCTATCCTG GACCTGCCGTCCACCATTCAGCCCAAAGGTCGACAG ATTGAGTCCAGACCTGCAATCAAGGACAAAATGTCTGTCAAG ATCTACGTGAGGGCGCAGTTTGAGTACGACCCGTCCAAAGACGAGCTCATCCCCTGCAAGGAGGCGGGCGTTCGCTTCCTGGTGGGCGACATCATCCAGATCATCTCCAAGGACGACCATAACTGGTGGCAGGGAAAACTGGAGAACACGAAGAACGGCACCGCCGGACTCATCCCGTCACCGGAGCTGCAGGAGTg gcGCGTGGCGTGCATCGCCATGGAGAAGACgaagcaggagcagcaggcgAGTTGCACCTGGtttggaaagaagaagaaacagtaCAAAGACAAGTATCTGGCAAAGCACAATGCAG ACCTGGTCACGTACGAGGAGGTGGTGAAGCTTCCGGCCTTCAAGAGGAAAACGCTGGTTCTGTTGG GCGCTCATGGAGTCGGCAGGAGACACATCAAGAACACGCTCATCACCAAGCACCCGGACAGTTTCGCCTACCCCATCCCAC acACGACCAGACCTCCgaagaaggacgaggagagCGGCAAGAACTACTACTTTGTTTCCCATGACCAGATGATGCAGGACATCAGCAACAACGAGTACCTGGAGTACGGCAGCCACGAGGACGCCATGTACGGGACGCGGCTGGAGACCATCCGCAAGATCCACCAGCAGGGGCTGGTCGCCATCCTGGACGTGGAgccccag GCCCTGAAGGTCCTGCGAACAGCAGAGTTCGCTCCGTACGTCGTCTTCATCGCTGCTCCGACGATCACACCAGGAATCAACGAG gacGAGTCCCTCCAGCGGCTGCAGAAGGAGTCAGAGATCCTCCAGAAGACGTACGCTCACTACTTCGACCAAACCATCATCAACAACGAGATCGACGAGACCATCCGGCACCTGGAGGAGGCCATCGACCTGGTGTGCTCCACCTCCCAGTGGGTCCCCGTGTCCTGGGTCTACTGA
- the LOC118282508 gene encoding peripheral plasma membrane protein CASK isoform X5, which yields MADDDILFEDVYELCEVIGKGPFSVVRRCINRETGQQFAVKIVDVAEFTSSPGLSTEDLKREASICHMLKHPHIVELLETYSSDGMLYMVFEYMDGADLCFEIVKRADAGFVYSEAVASHYMRQILEALRYCHDNNVIHRDVKPHCVLLASKENSAPVKLGGFGVAIQLGESGLVAGGRVGTPHFMAPEVVKREPYGKPVDVWGCGVILFILLSGCLPFYGTKERLFEAICKGKYKMNPRQWLHISESAKDLVRRMLMLDPAERITVYEALNHPWLKERDRYAYKIHLQETVEQQRKFNARRKLKGAVLAAVSSHKFNSFYGDPPEELHEFTNDPTSSGLLAAERAVSQVLDSLEEIHGLTDCSEKDLDFLHSVFQDQHLHTLLDLYDKINTRSSLQIRNPPSDGVQRAREVLEEISCYPENHEAKELRRILTQPHFMALLQAHDVVAHEVYSDEALRVTPPPTSPYLNGDSPESAAGDMDLQNVTRVRLVQFQKNTDEPMGITLKMNDSNHCIVARIMHGGMIHRQGTLHVGDEIREINSISVANQTVEQLQRMLKEMRGSITFKIVPSYRTQGSSCEKESPNTSRQSPANGHASVTSSILDLPSTIQPKGRQIESRPAIKDKMSVKIYVRAQFEYDPSKDELIPCKEAGVRFLVGDIIQIISKDDHNWWQGKLENTKNGTAGLIPSPELQEWRVACIAMEKTKQEQQASCTWFGKKKKQYKDKYLAKHNAVFDQLDLVTYEEVVKLPAFKRKTLVLLGAHGVGRRHIKNTLITKHPDSFAYPIPHTTRPPKKDEESGKNYYFVSHDQMMQDISNNEYLEYGSHEDAMYGTRLETIRKIHQQGLVAILDVEPQALKVLRTAEFAPYVVFIAAPTITPGINEDESLQRLQKESEILQKTYAHYFDQTIINNEIDETIRHLEEAIDLVCSTSQWVPVSWVY from the exons aCCTGAAGAGGGAGGCCAGTATCTGTCACATGCTGAAACACCCTCACAttgtggagctgctggagacgTACAGCTCAGACGGGATGCTCTACATGGTGTTTGAGTA tatgGACGGAGCAGACCTGTGCTTTGAGATCGTGAAGCGTGCCGACGCTGGCTTCGTCTACAGCGAGGCCGTGGCCAG TCACTACATGAGACAGATCCTGGAGGCGCTGCGCTACTGCCACGACAACAACGTCATCCACAGAGACGTCAAG CCTCACTGTGTCCTGCTGGCGTCCAAAGAGAACTCTGCTCCGGTGAAGCTGGGCGGGTTCGGAGTGGCCATCCAGCTCGGGGAGTCTGGACTGGTGGCCGGAG GTCGGGTGGGCACTCCTCACTTCATGGCCCCGGAGGTGGTGAAGCGAGAGCCCTATGGGAAGCCCGTGGACGTGTGGGGCTGCGGcgtcatcctcttcatcctcctctccggCTGTCTGCCCTTCTACGGCACCAAGGAGCGACTGTTCGAGGCCATTTGTAAAGGAAAATACAAG atgaatCCTCGCCAGTGGCTCCACATCTCCGAGAGCGCCAAGGACCTGGTGAGGCGCATGTTGATGCTGGACCCAGCTGAGAGGATCACCGTGTACGAGGCCCTGAACCACCCCTGGCTCAAG GAGAGAGACCGATACGCCTACAAGATCCACCTGCAGGAgactgtggagcagcagaggaagttCAACGCCCGCAGGAAGCTGAAG GGGGCGGTGCTTGCTGCCGTGTCCAGTCACAAGTTCAACTCCTTCTATGGAGATCCTCCAGAAGAACTCCACGAGTTCACCAACGACCCCACCTCCTcag GACTCCTGGCAGCCGAGC gggCTGTGTCTCAGGTGCTCGACAGTCTGGAGGAAATCCACGGTTTGACCGACTGCAGTGAAAAGGATCTGGATTTCCTCCACAGTGTTTTCCAGGACCAGCATCTACACACTCTGCTCGAT CTGTACGATAAGATCAACACCCGCTCGTCGCTGCAGATCAGAAACCCTCCGAGCGACGGCGTGCAGAGGGCCAgagag GTGCTGGAGGAGATCTCCTGCTACCCAGAGAACCACGAGGCTAAAGAGCTCCGACGGATACTGACCCAGCCGCACTTCATG GCTCTGCTGCAGGCCCACGACGTCGTCGCCCACGAGGTCTACAGCGACGAGGCTCTGAGGGTGACTCCGCCCCCCACCTCGCCCTACCTGAACGGGGACTCGCCGGAGAGCGCCGCCGGAGACATGGACCTGCAGAACGTCACCAGAGTCCGTCTGGTCCAGTTCCAGAAGAACACGGACGAGCCCATG ggcaTCACGCTGAAGATGAACGACTCCAACCACTGCATCGTGGCGAGGATAATGCACGGAGGGATGATCCACAGACAAG GAACGCTGCACGTGGGAGACGAGATCAGGGAGATCAACAGCATCAGTGTGGCCAATCAGactgtggagcagctgcagaggatgctg AAAGAGATGCGAGGCAGCATCACCTTCAAGATTGTGCCAAGTTACCGGACGCAGGGCTCCTCGTGTGAG AAAGAGTCCCCCAACACCTCCAGACAGTCACCGGCCAACGGCCACGCAAGCGTCACCAGTTCTATCCTG GACCTGCCGTCCACCATTCAGCCCAAAGGTCGACAG ATTGAGTCCAGACCTGCAATCAAGGACAAAATGTCTGTCAAG ATCTACGTGAGGGCGCAGTTTGAGTACGACCCGTCCAAAGACGAGCTCATCCCCTGCAAGGAGGCGGGCGTTCGCTTCCTGGTGGGCGACATCATCCAGATCATCTCCAAGGACGACCATAACTGGTGGCAGGGAAAACTGGAGAACACGAAGAACGGCACCGCCGGACTCATCCCGTCACCGGAGCTGCAGGAGTg gcGCGTGGCGTGCATCGCCATGGAGAAGACgaagcaggagcagcaggcgAGTTGCACCTGGtttggaaagaagaagaaacagtaCAAAGACAAGTATCTGGCAAAGCACAATGCAG tgttcGACCAACTAGACCTGGTCACGTACGAGGAGGTGGTGAAGCTTCCGGCCTTCAAGAGGAAAACGCTGGTTCTGTTGG GCGCTCATGGAGTCGGCAGGAGACACATCAAGAACACGCTCATCACCAAGCACCCGGACAGTTTCGCCTACCCCATCCCAC acACGACCAGACCTCCgaagaaggacgaggagagCGGCAAGAACTACTACTTTGTTTCCCATGACCAGATGATGCAGGACATCAGCAACAACGAGTACCTGGAGTACGGCAGCCACGAGGACGCCATGTACGGGACGCGGCTGGAGACCATCCGCAAGATCCACCAGCAGGGGCTGGTCGCCATCCTGGACGTGGAgccccag GCCCTGAAGGTCCTGCGAACAGCAGAGTTCGCTCCGTACGTCGTCTTCATCGCTGCTCCGACGATCACACCAGGAATCAACGAG gacGAGTCCCTCCAGCGGCTGCAGAAGGAGTCAGAGATCCTCCAGAAGACGTACGCTCACTACTTCGACCAAACCATCATCAACAACGAGATCGACGAGACCATCCGGCACCTGGAGGAGGCCATCGACCTGGTGTGCTCCACCTCCCAGTGGGTCCCCGTGTCCTGGGTCTACTGA